A segment of the Sanyastnella coralliicola genome:
CCTATGACCTGTGGGGTAACCCTGTGCAAGAATGGCTGATCGCTAGTGCCTTCTTCGTGGGTAGTATCGTACTCGCGAAGTTCCTTTACTGGACATTCGGACGCATCTTCAAAAGCCTTGCTTCACGCACGAAAACGAAGCTTGACGACATTCTCATCGACATGCTCGAGGAGCCGATTGTTTTCGCGATTGTGATCATTGGAATGTGGTGGGGGTATGACCACCTCGACTTCGGTGAGGGAGTGCAGGTGTGGGTGCAGCGGGTCTTCCGTATCCTGATTGCCATCAATATTACTTGGCTCATTGTGCGTTTGGTAGATGCAGTTATGAGTGAATTCCTCATTCCATACGCTGAGAAGAGCGATGGCTCTATGGATCAAGTGATGCCGGTCATCCGCAAGACAATCAAAGCTCTCATCTGGGTATTGGGGGTGTTACTTGCCTTGAATAATGCTGGTTACGACGTAGGGGCCTTACTCGCCGGGGTTGGTATTGGCGGTCTAGCGATGGCTATGGCCGCTAAAGACTTTGTGGCGAATATCTTCGGTGGTATCACGGTCTTCATTGACAAGCCTTTTGTGCTTGGAGATCGAATTAAAATTGACGGTCATGACGGAATGGTTCGTGACATTGGCATCCGTTCAACTAAGATCCAAACTCTGGAAGGGAGGTTCATTACTGTGCCAAACCACAAGTTCACTGATAGCTACGTCGAAAACGTCACAAGTGAGCCTTCTCGAAAGATGACCATTACGCTTGGTCTGACTTATGACACCTCGCACGAGGACATTAAGAAGGCCAAGACCATTCTACAAGAGATTGCCGCTAAACACAATCAAACAGAAGATCGATACTTCGTTTGGTTTGCAGGATTCGGCGACTTCAGTTTGAATGTTTCTATGATCTACTACATCGCAAAGGATGGAGATCTTTTCGATGTGCCGAATGAGGTGAACCTTGAAATTCTAGAACGATTTAATGAAGCCGGCTTGGAATTCGCCTTCCCTACCCAAACGGTATATCACTCTTCTTTAGACCAGGGTAAATAATCCTTCCCTCCTAACAGACGCATTTGCTTCTCCACCTTGTAGGCTCGATTGCTCAAGTAGCTACTCGGTTTACCAGGATTGGAACGACGCGGTTGTGGAAATGCGCTCACCATCAAAGACGCTTGTCGCCGTGAAACATCGGTGCATGATTTGCCGAAGTAATGTCGAGCAGCGGCATCCACTCCGAAGCATTGTGGTCCCGTTTCGATTACGTTGAGGTAGACCTCCATGATGCGCTCCTTACTCCAGAAAATTTCGATGAGGGCCGTAAACCAGACTTCGAGTCCCTTGCGAACCCAAGTACGCGAGGGCCACAGGAACACGTTTTTCGCCGTTTGCTGCGAAATGGTGCTGGCCCCAATGGTGCGTTCGTGGGTCTTAT
Coding sequences within it:
- the mtgA gene encoding monofunctional biosynthetic peptidoglycan transglycosylase — protein: MLRLLRRIWRIFRWVAIRFIIFSVAWVLLYKWVNPPITALQIWQGTEKEGEWVDLKEMSYQLPLAAIAAEDQRFPSHWGFDTEAIAAAIEYNKTHERTIGASTISQQTAKNVFLWPSRTWVRKGLEVWFTALIEIFWSKERIMEVYLNVIETGPQCFGVDAAARHYFGKSCTDVSRRQASLMVSAFPQPRRSNPGKPSSYLSNRAYKVEKQMRLLGGKDYLPWSKEE
- a CDS encoding mechanosensitive ion channel family protein gives rise to the protein MEEFLSYDLWGNPVQEWLIASAFFVGSIVLAKFLYWTFGRIFKSLASRTKTKLDDILIDMLEEPIVFAIVIIGMWWGYDHLDFGEGVQVWVQRVFRILIAINITWLIVRLVDAVMSEFLIPYAEKSDGSMDQVMPVIRKTIKALIWVLGVLLALNNAGYDVGALLAGVGIGGLAMAMAAKDFVANIFGGITVFIDKPFVLGDRIKIDGHDGMVRDIGIRSTKIQTLEGRFITVPNHKFTDSYVENVTSEPSRKMTITLGLTYDTSHEDIKKAKTILQEIAAKHNQTEDRYFVWFAGFGDFSLNVSMIYYIAKDGDLFDVPNEVNLEILERFNEAGLEFAFPTQTVYHSSLDQGK